From one Rosa rugosa chromosome 4, drRosRugo1.1, whole genome shotgun sequence genomic stretch:
- the LOC133745916 gene encoding uncharacterized protein LOC133745916 yields MNSRELTLVSTATVFGALASALAIRVFFTKPKKQSPKLNSSQNGVVSRKCSSQSPFDPSKRKGYLTWDDYFMAIAFLSAERSKDPNRQVGACLVSQSGIILGIGYNGFPRGCSDDKLPWAKISRTGDPLETKYPYVCHAEVNAILNTNHASAAGQRLYVTMFPCNECAKIIIQSGVAEVVYFVEKRLNNPDITYIASHKLLSMAGVKVRKHQPQMNQILINFEEP; encoded by the exons ATGAACTCTCGCGAACTCACTCTGGTCTCCACCGCCACCGTCTTCGGTGCCCTAGCCTCTGCGCTAGCCATCCGCGTCTTCTTCACAAAACCTAAGAAGCAGTCCCCAAAACTCAATTCCTCGCAAAACGGCGTCGTTTCCAGGAAGTGCTCTTCTCAGAGCCCTTTTGACCCCTCAAAACGCAAAGG GTATTTGACATGGGATGATTACTTTATGGCAATTGCGTTTTTATCAGCTGAAAGATCCAAAGACCCTAACAGGCAG GTTGGAGCATGCTTGGTGAGTCAAAGTGGTATAATTCTAG GAATAGGGTATAATGGTTTCCCAAGAGGTTGTTCGGACGACAAGCTCCCTTGGGCAAAG ATATCCAGAACTGGGGATCCTTTGGAGACAAAATATCC TTATGTTTGTCATGCTGAAGTCAATGCAATCCTAAACACCAATCATGCTTCTGCTGCTGGACAG AGGCTTTATGTGACCATGTTCCCCTGCAATGAGTGTGCCAAGATAATCATTCAG TCAGGAGTTGCTGAAGTTGTATATTTTGTGGAAAAGAGGTTAAACAATCCAGATATCACGTACATTGCTTCTCACAAACTACTCTCAATGGCTGGTGTTAAA GTCAGGAAACATCAACCACAAATGAACCAAATTCTAATCAACTTTGAGGAGCCCTAA
- the LOC133745552 gene encoding protein indeterminate-domain 16 — MEHDDQKELQLLPGPPSLQRTAPRPSDPSSLRYRSKAAVEALEAPNSLDLQLSISVRPLMGATNNVCEYDQTTTGLKPKASCVEALKWQAAEQIRMAAMEKAYAERVRELTRREMELAQSEFTRARHIWERAREEVEKAERMKEKAMRQMDATCMEITCQSCRQRFRP; from the coding sequence ATGGAACATGATGATCAAAAGGAGTTGCAGCTTCTTCCTGGTCCTCCCTCCTTACAGAGGACAGCCCCTCGGCCGTCAGATCCTTCTTCACTACGATACCGATCAAAGGCAGCAGTTGAAGCCCTAGAAGCGCCCAACTCTCTCGACCTCCAACTGTCCATAAGTGTGAGACCACTGATGGGAGCAACCAACAATGTTTGCGAGTACGACCAAACGACGACGGGGTTGAAGCCGAAGGCGAGTTGCGTGGAGGCGCTGAAGTGGCAGGCGGCGGAGCAAATCCGAATGGCGGCAATGGAGAAGGCGTACGCGGAGAGAGTGAGGGAGCTGACGAGGAGGGAGATGGAGCTGGCTCAGTCGGAGTTCACACGTGCGAGGCACATCTGGGAGAGGGCGAGAGAGGAAGTGGAGAAGGCGGAGAGGATGAAGGAGAAGGCAATGCGCCAGATGGACGCCACGTGCATGGAGATCACTTGCCAGTCTTGCAGGCAAAGGTTTAGGCCTTGA